A single window of Pontibacillus chungwhensis DNA harbors:
- a CDS encoding iron-containing alcohol dehydrogenase, whose protein sequence is MEQFVFHNPTKLIFGKDQLEKLSEEIPSDVKNVLLVYGGGSIKKNGLYDQVVNKLNNMNVTITELAGVEPNPRLATVKKGVELAKENNIDFMLAVGGGSVIDATKTIATGAKYDGDPWDLVTRKATPEDAVEFGTVLTLAATGSEMNAGSVITNWETNEKYGWGAPPFTNPKFSILDPTNTLTVPRDQTIYGMVDMMSHIFEQYFHQPTNAPVQDRMAEGVLKTVIETAPKLLEDLESYEHRETILYAGTIALNGMLQMGYRGDWATHNIEHAVSAVYDIPHAGGLAILFPNWMKHNLDHNVDRFKQLAVRVFDVDPEGKDDRTVALEGIDKLRAFWTSLGAPERLADYDIGNDQLDLIVDRAMKRGPFGNFKELHDEDVKAILEMSL, encoded by the coding sequence ATGGAACAGTTTGTTTTTCATAATCCAACGAAGTTAATCTTTGGTAAAGATCAGCTAGAGAAATTATCAGAGGAAATCCCTTCCGATGTAAAAAATGTGCTGCTAGTATATGGTGGCGGAAGCATTAAAAAGAATGGCTTATATGACCAAGTTGTCAATAAGTTAAATAATATGAATGTAACGATTACAGAGTTAGCAGGTGTAGAGCCTAACCCACGTTTAGCGACAGTGAAAAAAGGTGTAGAGCTTGCTAAAGAAAATAATATTGACTTTATGCTTGCAGTAGGTGGCGGTAGTGTTATTGATGCTACTAAAACCATTGCAACAGGAGCTAAATACGACGGAGATCCTTGGGACCTTGTAACTCGTAAAGCGACTCCTGAAGATGCCGTTGAATTTGGTACAGTTCTGACACTGGCAGCGACTGGTTCAGAAATGAACGCAGGTTCTGTTATTACGAACTGGGAAACAAATGAGAAATACGGATGGGGTGCACCACCGTTTACAAATCCTAAGTTCTCGATTTTAGATCCAACGAACACATTAACCGTTCCTCGTGATCAAACTATCTATGGAATGGTGGACATGATGAGTCATATCTTCGAACAGTACTTCCACCAGCCAACAAATGCACCCGTTCAAGATCGTATGGCTGAAGGTGTTTTAAAAACTGTTATTGAAACAGCGCCTAAATTGCTTGAAGACCTTGAGTCTTATGAGCATCGTGAAACGATCCTTTACGCAGGTACAATTGCATTAAATGGTATGCTTCAAATGGGCTACCGTGGAGACTGGGCAACGCATAACATCGAGCATGCTGTTTCAGCTGTTTACGATATTCCGCACGCAGGCGGACTTGCTATTCTCTTCCCGAACTGGATGAAGCACAACTTAGATCACAACGTAGATCGTTTCAAACAGCTCGCAGTTCGCGTCTTTGACGTCGACCCTGAAGGAAAAGACGACCGCACAGTTGCTCTTGAAGGTATCGATAAACTTCGTGCATTCTGGACTTCCCTAGGTGCTCCAGAGCGATTAGCTGATTATGACATCGGTAATGATCAACTTGATCTGATCGTAGACCGTGCAATGAAACGCGGACCTTTCGGTAACTTCAAAGAACTTCATGACGAAGATGTAAAAGCAATTTTAGAAATGTCTCTATAA
- the yugI gene encoding S1 domain-containing post-transcriptional regulator GSP13, which translates to MAKFEQGQVLEGKVTGIQPYGAFVALDEEVQGLVHISEVTHGFVKDINEHLNVGDKVNVKILNIDEEKGKYSLSIRATQEAPKQEKQPQRKPQQQKQQAAAQQEEGTPAGFNTLKDKLDEWINQSKERENTFRK; encoded by the coding sequence ATGGCAAAGTTCGAACAAGGTCAAGTATTGGAAGGTAAAGTAACAGGCATCCAACCTTATGGTGCATTCGTTGCTTTAGACGAAGAAGTACAAGGTTTAGTACACATTTCTGAGGTTACTCATGGCTTCGTTAAAGACATTAACGAGCACCTAAATGTTGGTGACAAAGTAAATGTTAAAATCCTTAATATTGATGAAGAAAAAGGTAAATATTCTTTATCAATCCGTGCGACTCAAGAAGCTCCTAAGCAAGAGAAGCAACCACAGCGTAAGCCTCAACAGCAAAAGCAACAAGCTGCTGCTCAGCAAGAAGAAGGTACACCAGCTGGCTTCAACACGCTTAAAGATAAGCTTGATGAGTGGATTAACCAGTCCAAAGAGCGCGAAAATACTTTCCGTAAGTAA
- a CDS encoding MalY/PatB family protein: MTFNEVVDRRNTRSVKWDLTEQLFKDKEILPMWVADMDFQTPKPVIDALVDRASHGIFGYTVTDEAIHSIIKEWLSKRHDWEIQTDWLTYSPGVVPSLHTIVEALTEPGDSILIQTPVYPPFYDVIKKHDRSIVTSSLYLQEGRYEIDFEDFEEKIQNVKAFILCNPHNPVGRVWTKEELQRMADLCTKHDVLIFSDEIHADLIYAGHKHVPMASLSDKVANRTTTCLSPTKTFNIAGLQASYIVTPESEMKKKIDAQFGLQGINMLNTMGVTAIESSYAHGEEWLDELVEVLDSNKELLMKRMHEETDHIQIIEPEGTYLVWMDCRGLGLSHNELKEFMRTKAKVGLNDGASFGKEGEGFMRINIATPPQTLNEGIDRIVEAANNHRGNGSN; the protein is encoded by the coding sequence ATGACATTTAACGAAGTTGTAGATCGACGTAACACACGCTCTGTCAAATGGGACCTTACAGAGCAACTTTTTAAAGATAAAGAAATCCTGCCTATGTGGGTGGCTGACATGGACTTTCAGACGCCAAAGCCTGTTATCGATGCCCTAGTAGATCGTGCAAGCCACGGAATTTTTGGATATACAGTAACAGACGAAGCCATTCATTCCATTATTAAAGAATGGCTATCGAAAAGGCATGACTGGGAGATCCAAACGGATTGGCTTACCTATAGTCCAGGGGTTGTGCCTTCACTTCATACCATTGTTGAGGCCTTAACAGAGCCTGGAGACTCCATTCTCATTCAAACACCTGTTTATCCACCTTTTTATGATGTCATTAAGAAACATGACAGAAGCATTGTCACAAGCTCTCTTTATTTGCAAGAGGGTCGCTATGAAATTGACTTTGAAGATTTCGAGGAAAAGATCCAAAACGTGAAGGCTTTCATTCTGTGTAATCCTCACAATCCGGTTGGACGAGTGTGGACAAAAGAAGAGTTACAGCGTATGGCTGATTTATGCACGAAGCACGATGTCCTTATATTCTCCGATGAAATTCATGCTGATCTTATCTATGCTGGACATAAACATGTTCCAATGGCATCCTTATCAGATAAGGTTGCAAACAGAACGACTACGTGCTTGTCACCAACGAAGACTTTCAACATTGCAGGATTACAAGCATCTTATATTGTGACGCCTGAGTCTGAAATGAAAAAGAAAATTGATGCTCAATTCGGCCTTCAGGGAATTAACATGCTTAACACCATGGGGGTAACAGCCATTGAATCTTCCTACGCTCATGGCGAGGAATGGCTTGATGAATTAGTTGAAGTGTTAGATTCCAATAAGGAATTACTCATGAAACGCATGCACGAGGAAACGGACCACATTCAGATTATTGAACCTGAAGGTACTTACCTCGTATGGATGGATTGCCGGGGACTAGGCTTATCTCATAATGAACTAAAAGAGTTTATGAGAACAAAGGCTAAAGTCGGCCTAAACGACGGGGCTTCCTTCGGAAAAGAAGGCGAAGGATTCATGCGTATTAATATTGCTACACCTCCTCAAACATTGAACGAAGGCATCGACCGTATTGTCGAAGCCGCTAATAACCATCGAGGCAACGGTTCGAATTAA
- a CDS encoding DUF378 domain-containing protein, which produces MSTLQRIALLLVIIGAVNWGLIGLFQFDLVAALFGGGEQSGAFARVIYTLVGISGLISLSLLFKPSEEMADRTEPETE; this is translated from the coding sequence ATGAGTACTCTACAACGTATTGCTTTATTGTTAGTGATTATCGGAGCTGTTAACTGGGGACTTATTGGATTGTTTCAGTTCGATTTAGTAGCAGCCCTATTCGGAGGCGGAGAACAAAGCGGTGCATTTGCTCGTGTTATTTACACACTTGTGGGCATCAGTGGTCTAATCAGCCTAAGCTTGCTATTTAAGCCAAGTGAAGAAATGGCTGATCGCACAGAACCAGAAACCGAATAA
- a CDS encoding glucose-6-phosphate isomerase: MTHIRFEYEKALPFFGEHELTNIKETVKLAHHSLHNKTGAGNDFLGWLDLPEQYDQEEFSRIQKAAEKIKSDSDVLLVVGIGGSYLGARAALEMLNHSFYNELSKDQRDTPQVFFVGNSISAPYVNDLFDAIKDKDVSINVISKSGTTTEPAIAFRIFREFLENKYGKEEARKRIYATTDKQKGALKTLATEEGYESFVIPDDVGGRFSVLTAVGLLPIAASGIDIQSMMDGAQLAQQQLSEEDLEKNPAYQYAAVRNALYSKGKTIEMLVNYEPSLQYFAEWWKQLFGESEGKDQKGIFPSSANFSTDLHSMGQYIQDGRRDLFETVLHVEEPKSDVTIKEDEQNLDGLNYLSGETVDFVNQKAYEGTMLAHTDGEVPNLIVHVPKLDAYTFGYMVYFFEKACAISGYLLGVNPFDQPGVEAYKKNMFALLGKPGFEAQKAELEQRLNK, encoded by the coding sequence ATGACTCACATTCGATTTGAATATGAAAAAGCGTTGCCGTTTTTCGGTGAACACGAATTAACGAATATAAAAGAAACTGTAAAGCTTGCACATCATTCTTTACACAATAAAACGGGAGCAGGAAATGACTTCTTAGGTTGGTTAGACCTTCCTGAACAGTACGACCAGGAAGAATTCTCTCGTATCCAAAAAGCTGCAGAAAAAATTAAATCAGACTCTGATGTTCTTTTAGTAGTAGGAATCGGAGGTTCTTATCTTGGCGCTCGCGCGGCATTAGAAATGTTAAACCACTCGTTCTACAATGAACTTTCTAAAGACCAGCGTGATACGCCTCAAGTATTCTTCGTTGGTAATAGCATTAGTGCACCATATGTGAATGATCTGTTTGATGCAATTAAGGACAAAGATGTTTCGATTAACGTCATCTCTAAAAGTGGTACTACAACAGAGCCGGCTATTGCCTTCCGCATTTTCCGTGAATTCTTAGAGAATAAGTACGGGAAGGAAGAAGCTCGTAAACGTATTTACGCGACTACAGATAAACAAAAAGGCGCTCTTAAAACACTTGCTACAGAAGAAGGATATGAAAGCTTCGTAATCCCTGATGATGTGGGTGGACGTTTCTCTGTTCTAACAGCAGTTGGACTACTTCCAATTGCGGCAAGTGGCATCGATATCCAATCTATGATGGATGGAGCTCAGCTTGCTCAGCAACAATTAAGCGAAGAAGACCTTGAGAAGAACCCTGCTTACCAGTATGCTGCCGTTCGAAATGCCTTATATAGCAAAGGGAAGACCATTGAAATGCTTGTCAATTACGAACCTTCTCTTCAGTATTTTGCTGAATGGTGGAAACAGTTATTTGGCGAAAGTGAAGGCAAAGACCAAAAAGGAATTTTCCCTTCTTCTGCTAACTTCTCAACTGATCTTCATTCAATGGGACAGTATATACAAGATGGACGTCGTGACTTGTTCGAAACGGTTCTTCATGTTGAAGAACCTAAGAGCGATGTAACGATTAAGGAAGATGAACAAAACTTAGATGGTCTGAATTATCTTTCAGGAGAAACGGTTGATTTCGTAAACCAGAAAGCATACGAAGGGACTATGCTTGCTCATACAGATGGTGAGGTACCAAACCTAATCGTCCACGTTCCGAAATTAGATGCTTACACATTCGGTTACATGGTGTACTTCTTTGAGAAAGCATGTGCCATCAGCGGCTATCTTCTAGGTGTGAATCCATTTGATCAACCTGGAGTAGAAGCTTATAAGAAAAACATGTTCGCTTTACTTGGAAAGCCTGGCTTTGAGGCGCAGAAAGCAGAACTTGAACAACGTTTAAATAAATAA
- a CDS encoding alpha/beta fold hydrolase — protein sequence MSVTNIHVEDEWLEHNGVNIAYQRYTSPPTGTKPALIFVHGFLSSKFCYRYMIPELLDQFDLYSFDYPPFGNSDKNDAYEFSYKNFAHIIIELMDQHHIQKASIAGHSMGGQVALICSHLFPERIEKLILMAPSTYMKKLGFWLQHASRLPIFPLLLKRYLYKRGVYHSLLDCVHDPHMINKEMIQGYMQPFFKEEIFRCLSKMIRDREGDLPARHLRDIRANCLIFWGKEDKVLPVSLGYRLVQDLPSAELEVFDRSGHLLPEEIPAVITDKIKQFCLPTKQATP from the coding sequence GTGAGCGTAACAAACATCCATGTCGAAGACGAGTGGCTCGAACACAACGGCGTTAACATCGCCTACCAGCGTTACACATCTCCTCCTACAGGTACAAAACCTGCGTTGATCTTTGTGCACGGATTTTTATCTTCTAAGTTTTGCTACCGTTATATGATTCCTGAATTGCTCGATCAATTTGATCTCTATTCCTTCGATTACCCACCTTTTGGCAACAGCGATAAGAATGACGCTTATGAATTCTCATATAAGAATTTTGCCCATATTATCATTGAATTAATGGATCAGCATCATATTCAAAAAGCTTCCATTGCCGGCCATTCTATGGGAGGGCAAGTGGCTCTCATCTGCAGTCACCTTTTCCCTGAACGAATTGAGAAGCTGATCTTAATGGCCCCTTCCACTTATATGAAAAAGCTTGGCTTTTGGCTACAGCATGCCAGCCGATTGCCCATTTTCCCATTACTTTTAAAACGTTATTTATATAAGAGGGGGGTGTACCATTCTCTACTTGATTGTGTACATGACCCGCACATGATTAATAAAGAGATGATTCAAGGATATATGCAACCTTTCTTTAAAGAAGAGATCTTCAGATGTTTGTCTAAAATGATACGAGACCGTGAAGGGGATCTGCCAGCAAGGCATTTACGAGATATTCGAGCCAATTGTTTAATATTTTGGGGTAAAGAAGATAAAGTCCTGCCTGTTTCACTTGGATATCGATTAGTACAAGATTTACCTTCAGCAGAACTAGAGGTTTTTGATCGAAGTGGTCATTTGTTACCAGAAGAGATCCCTGCTGTCATAACCGACAAGATTAAGCAATTCTGTTTACCCACCAAGCAAGCGACCCCTTAA
- a CDS encoding 3-hydroxybutyrate dehydrogenase: MVENQVVFITGAARGIGYEIGETFAENGAKVVLSDVNDEGVQEAAKALTDKGLNAIGVKADVTSEEEIEAAIDQAVETYGRIDVLINNAGLQHVSPIEEFPTEKFRLMQDIMLTAPFIATKKVFPIMKEQGYGRILNMASINGLIGFAGKAAYNSAKHGVIGLTKVSALEGAEHGITVNAIAPGYVDTPLVRGQMEDLAKSRGVELEKVLEEVIYPLVPQKRLLQVEEIADYAMFLSSEKAKSVTGQAIVIDGGYTAQ; the protein is encoded by the coding sequence ATGGTCGAAAATCAAGTAGTATTTATTACAGGAGCCGCACGCGGAATTGGTTATGAAATCGGAGAGACTTTTGCAGAGAATGGTGCAAAAGTAGTTCTATCCGACGTAAACGATGAAGGCGTTCAAGAAGCTGCTAAAGCTCTTACAGACAAAGGCCTAAACGCTATCGGTGTTAAAGCGGATGTAACAAGCGAAGAAGAGATCGAAGCTGCAATTGATCAAGCTGTAGAAACATACGGCCGAATTGACGTTTTAATCAATAACGCAGGTCTTCAACACGTATCTCCAATCGAAGAATTTCCAACAGAGAAATTCCGCCTGATGCAAGATATCATGCTTACAGCACCATTTATCGCAACTAAAAAAGTATTCCCTATCATGAAAGAACAAGGCTATGGCCGCATTCTAAACATGGCCTCAATCAATGGATTAATTGGTTTCGCCGGGAAAGCTGCATACAACAGCGCGAAGCATGGTGTAATCGGCTTAACAAAAGTATCAGCACTTGAAGGTGCCGAGCACGGCATCACAGTTAACGCTATTGCACCTGGTTATGTAGACACACCACTTGTAAGAGGTCAAATGGAAGACCTTGCGAAATCTCGCGGTGTTGAGCTAGAAAAAGTATTAGAAGAAGTGATCTATCCACTTGTACCTCAAAAACGTCTTCTTCAAGTAGAAGAAATCGCCGACTACGCTATGTTCTTATCTAGCGAAAAAGCGAAAAGCGTAACAGGACAAGCGATTGTCATCGACGGCGGATATACCGCTCAATAA
- a CDS encoding helix-turn-helix domain-containing protein — MSLGKQIRKQRERLGLSLEEFAVRVRTGQQTIERIEKDEHIPELQTILRISTVLDMPASELLESTTTESEVDEELKNLIMEVGVKRTKLFLRHVKEFSEDDVLKVMEMLKEIKYKN, encoded by the coding sequence ATGAGTTTAGGTAAGCAGATTCGTAAGCAACGGGAGCGATTAGGGCTCTCTTTAGAGGAATTCGCTGTTCGCGTCCGGACCGGACAACAAACCATTGAAAGAATCGAAAAGGATGAACACATCCCTGAATTACAAACGATCTTAAGAATATCCACCGTCCTTGATATGCCAGCTTCTGAATTATTAGAGAGCACAACCACTGAATCAGAAGTTGATGAGGAGTTGAAGAATTTAATTATGGAAGTTGGCGTCAAACGAACGAAACTGTTCCTCCGTCACGTTAAAGAATTTTCAGAAGATGATGTGTTGAAGGTTATGGAGATGCTAAAAGAAATTAAATATAAAAATTAA
- the map gene encoding type I methionyl aminopeptidase has translation MINRKSKREIELMHEAGKLLASTHKEIAKMIKPGVTTMEIENFVDRYLAKHGATPEQKGYQGYEFATCASINDEICHGFPRKEALKNGDIVTIDMVVNLNGALADSAWTYTVGDVSEETQRLVDVTKTALYKSIEQCQVGKRLGDIGHAIQSYVEGEGYSVVRDFTGHGIGNSIHEEPNILHYGEAGKGQRLKEGMVITVEPMVNTGTWHSQMDENGWTARTTDKGLSAQFEHTIAITKEGPVVLTEQDD, from the coding sequence ATGATTAATCGTAAAAGTAAGCGAGAAATTGAGTTGATGCATGAAGCAGGAAAACTTCTAGCCTCTACACACAAAGAAATCGCAAAAATGATTAAACCTGGTGTTACAACGATGGAGATTGAAAATTTCGTTGATCGTTATTTAGCTAAACACGGCGCTACACCAGAACAAAAAGGTTATCAAGGCTATGAATTTGCCACGTGCGCTTCAATCAATGATGAAATCTGCCATGGTTTCCCTCGTAAAGAGGCCCTTAAAAATGGCGACATTGTAACCATTGATATGGTTGTGAACTTAAACGGCGCGCTAGCTGACTCTGCGTGGACCTATACAGTCGGGGACGTCTCAGAAGAAACACAGCGTCTCGTCGATGTGACGAAAACAGCTCTATATAAATCAATTGAGCAATGCCAGGTCGGAAAACGTTTAGGTGACATTGGCCATGCGATTCAATCGTATGTTGAAGGAGAAGGCTACTCTGTTGTTCGTGATTTCACAGGACACGGAATCGGTAATTCCATTCACGAAGAACCAAATATTCTTCACTACGGAGAAGCAGGAAAAGGACAGCGCCTTAAAGAAGGTATGGTCATTACTGTCGAACCGATGGTGAACACAGGCACTTGGCATTCTCAAATGGATGAAAACGGATGGACGGCTCGAACAACGGACAAAGGATTATCCGCACAGTTTGAGCATACAATCGCCATTACAAAAGAAGGACCAGTCGTTCTAACAGAACAAGATGACTAA
- a CDS encoding superoxide dismutase family protein has product MRVRKLGVILALTLWVAGCSSQNRAAFEIEMYNPAGDALGTAKFSEENDSVAIKLSLTGLSPGLHGIHVHEYPVCEGPDFKSAGNHLNPDKKEHGAMNPKGTHLGDMPNVEADSSGKVNAELAVQGATLMDGKMSLLKDEGTSLVIHEGVDDGLTQPAGDSGDRIACGVIQLEEASKKDTPSDPSEDGGQEEKKE; this is encoded by the coding sequence ATGAGAGTAAGAAAACTTGGTGTCATTTTAGCCCTAACTTTATGGGTGGCAGGGTGTTCTAGTCAAAATCGAGCCGCCTTTGAAATAGAAATGTACAATCCTGCTGGTGATGCACTTGGAACAGCTAAATTCTCAGAAGAGAATGATTCAGTAGCGATTAAACTGTCATTAACAGGCCTTTCGCCAGGACTTCATGGTATTCACGTACATGAGTATCCTGTGTGTGAAGGCCCGGATTTTAAATCTGCAGGAAATCATCTGAATCCAGATAAAAAGGAGCATGGAGCCATGAATCCAAAAGGAACTCATTTAGGGGACATGCCAAATGTGGAAGCAGACTCGTCTGGGAAAGTCAATGCAGAATTAGCAGTCCAGGGAGCGACGTTAATGGATGGAAAGATGTCTTTACTGAAAGATGAAGGGACGTCGTTAGTCATTCATGAAGGTGTCGATGATGGTTTGACTCAGCCTGCGGGAGATTCAGGAGATCGAATAGCTTGTGGTGTCATACAGCTCGAAGAGGCTTCTAAAAAGGACACGCCTTCAGACCCTTCTGAAGATGGAGGACAAGAAGAGAAGAAAGAATAG